One part of the Aurantibacillus circumpalustris genome encodes these proteins:
- a CDS encoding ComF family protein — translation MALINDFLSLIYPRHCEACSNNLFAHEVFLCNYCKLNLSKSNYHKYEDSELARTFSGRVPMHTAASFYLYEKSGKIQKLLHAIKYQEQKELAEYLGELYGKELAKDNSFNTVDSIIPIPLHKNKLKARGFNQSEWFAKGLAKSLNKTLDVNSLVRVVDTATQTKKRKFQRWENVEGIFKLDTEILPANKHVLLVDDVVTTGATIEACWQALKHVPGIKVSLASIAFAPKG, via the coding sequence ATGGCACTTATTAACGATTTCTTGTCATTAATTTATCCCCGCCACTGCGAGGCGTGTTCCAACAATTTATTTGCACATGAGGTGTTTCTTTGCAATTACTGCAAACTAAATTTATCAAAGAGTAATTATCATAAATACGAAGATTCTGAATTGGCGCGAACCTTTAGTGGCCGCGTGCCCATGCATACAGCTGCCTCTTTCTATTTGTACGAAAAAAGTGGGAAAATTCAAAAACTCCTTCACGCTATTAAATATCAGGAGCAAAAGGAATTGGCAGAATATTTAGGTGAACTTTATGGTAAAGAATTAGCAAAAGATAACAGTTTTAACACGGTTGATTCAATCATCCCTATTCCACTTCATAAAAATAAATTGAAAGCAAGGGGATTTAATCAGAGTGAGTGGTTCGCAAAAGGCTTAGCAAAAAGTCTCAATAAAACCCTGGATGTTAATTCGCTTGTAAGAGTTGTGGATACTGCCACGCAAACCAAAAAACGAAAATTTCAGCGGTGGGAAAACGTAGAAGGGATTTTTAAACTTGATACTGAAATTTTACCTGCAAACAAACACGTATTACTGGTAGATGATGTGGTTACAACAGGTGCTACTATTGAAGCTTGTTGGCAAGCTCTCAAACATGTTCCAGGAATAAAAGTGTCTTTAGCGAGTATTGCTTTTGCGCCAAAAGGGTAA
- a CDS encoding thiol-disulfide oxidoreductase DCC family protein, protein MTNALQEALKHQPILLFDGECGFCNKSVQFFLNREKPSKKMHFAPLESEIGKALKAYFEIDEKIDSIILIRDHSAFIKSCAALRMTQYMNGLWPLLSIFVIIPPFLRNVVYDFIAKRRRKIIGRVKTCELINMEDKKRFLSL, encoded by the coding sequence ATGACTAACGCATTACAAGAAGCATTGAAACACCAACCAATTTTACTTTTCGACGGGGAATGTGGTTTTTGCAATAAGTCTGTACAATTCTTTTTAAATAGAGAAAAACCAAGTAAGAAAATGCACTTTGCGCCGCTTGAATCTGAAATAGGAAAGGCATTAAAAGCATATTTTGAAATAGATGAAAAGATTGACAGTATTATTTTAATTCGAGATCATTCAGCTTTCATAAAATCATGTGCTGCTTTGCGAATGACGCAATACATGAATGGTCTTTGGCCGCTGTTAAGCATTTTTGTAATTATCCCGCCGTTTTTAAGAAATGTTGTTTATGATTTTATTGCGAAGCGCCGTAGAAAAATAATTGGAAGAGTCAAGACTTGTGAATTAATAAACATGGAGGATAAAAAAAGATTTCTTTCTTTATAA
- a CDS encoding YncE family protein yields MKKTFVYILVSSLLVFFSCTKDIGKKDYTNFGNYPREIGNIMASSCAVTGCHNSESYLAASDFNLESWEKMFLGSSNGSPVVPYSSQFSSLCYFINTYPDLGIQNTPVMPLNGIALSYKDVKTIKDWINNGAPDMNGNIKWADNPKRKKFYAVNQGCDVVTVFDAETQLPMRFIEVGNKPGIESPHQVRVSEDGNYWYVLFVNNNIMQKYRCSDDSYVGDIPLTPLAAGSGPENNLDWNTFIISKDGKRAYCASYNPSGRVSAVDLEKMKLIAYSGVLSSPHGIALNAEEDKVYVGAQENNYITVLDTTFTDANKIFLDNSSSSNSSIKPHDLLLSEDKKSLFITCQESNEVRILNLTTGQITIIPTGKMPQEIVYSKSFQQYFVTCTEDNVSFPNFTGVITRIDAEGYATKNIQCGFQPHGIAVDEIKKILYVLSRNVSTSGPLPHHTSQCGGRNGFVSFVDLTTFSVLKKRYELSADPYFIFARP; encoded by the coding sequence TTGAAGAAAACCTTTGTCTACATACTTGTTTCTTCTCTTTTAGTTTTTTTTTCTTGTACAAAAGATATTGGAAAAAAGGACTACACAAACTTTGGGAACTACCCGCGGGAGATTGGAAATATTATGGCGAGCAGTTGCGCTGTAACTGGTTGTCATAATTCGGAAAGTTATCTTGCTGCAAGTGATTTTAATCTAGAAAGCTGGGAAAAAATGTTTTTAGGTTCTTCTAACGGTTCTCCGGTAGTTCCATATAGCAGTCAATTCTCCTCTCTCTGTTATTTTATTAATACCTATCCTGATTTAGGAATTCAAAACACCCCAGTTATGCCACTCAACGGCATTGCACTTTCTTATAAGGATGTAAAAACAATAAAGGATTGGATTAATAATGGCGCACCCGATATGAATGGGAATATTAAATGGGCAGATAACCCAAAGAGAAAAAAGTTTTATGCTGTGAATCAAGGCTGCGATGTAGTGACAGTTTTTGATGCTGAAACTCAACTGCCAATGCGTTTTATAGAAGTTGGTAACAAACCCGGCATTGAAAGTCCTCATCAGGTAAGGGTTTCAGAAGATGGGAATTATTGGTACGTGCTTTTTGTGAATAATAATATTATGCAAAAATACCGTTGCAGTGACGATAGTTACGTGGGAGACATTCCATTAACGCCACTTGCAGCCGGGTCGGGACCAGAAAATAATTTGGACTGGAATACCTTTATAATTAGCAAAGACGGTAAACGTGCTTACTGCGCCTCCTATAATCCTAGTGGCAGAGTTTCTGCTGTTGATCTTGAAAAAATGAAATTAATTGCTTATTCAGGTGTGCTTTCCAGTCCGCATGGTATTGCTTTAAACGCGGAAGAAGACAAGGTTTACGTTGGAGCTCAAGAGAATAATTATATTACCGTTCTTGATACAACATTTACTGATGCGAACAAAATTTTTCTGGATAATAGTTCTTCTTCTAATTCTTCTATCAAGCCGCACGACCTGCTTCTATCTGAGGATAAAAAATCCCTTTTTATCACCTGTCAGGAATCTAACGAGGTTCGAATCTTGAATCTTACTACCGGGCAAATAACGATTATTCCAACAGGGAAAATGCCTCAGGAAATAGTTTACTCTAAATCTTTCCAACAGTATTTTGTTACCTGCACCGAGGACAATGTTAGTTTTCCAAATTTTACAGGAGTCATTACGCGTATTGATGCAGAGGGATATGCTACAAAAAACATTCAATGCGGCTTTCAGCCTCATGGCATTGCTGTGGATGAAATAAAAAAGATTCTTTATGTTTTATCGCGAAATGTTTCAACCAGCGGCCCATTACCTCACCATACAAGTCAGTGCGGAGGCAGAAATGGCTTCGTTAGTTTTGTAGATCTTACTACCTTTAGTGTATTAAAGAAACGTTACGAATTGAGTGCAGATCCTTATTTTATATTCGCAAGACCTTAA
- a CDS encoding T9SS type A sorting domain-containing protein encodes MKITRKIYLLLVLFCSLYSPAQLEFSKWYFGAKAGLDFSTNPPTILTSGVLNTVEGCATISDNVGNLLFYTDGISVFNSTHSVMANGLGLFGQGSSTQSALIVKKPGSDSLYYVFTVSLQNSTNGANYSIVDMSLAAGLGSVTVKNSHLYDPSCERQVAVRHCNGKDVWVVSHHYGSNEFRAYLLNSNGVISSPVVSAIGESMAGTGLISIGQLKVSPDGKKLAMASATTSIPQSLGSGGFHLFDFNAANGTVSNSLTLLSGTNIPNSGAYGVEFSPDGSKLYGAAGPMISATVTGLYQWDICAANNQAIIASQYSINTNGLYLGSIQRAINGKLYLTASGPGQQFSLSVIHNPNASGVAMGFTLNGQNVAPKFCALGLPNFINTYTRPLPTPFTNSLACQTSSFSVPPVPTFSSGCTSTPYSPSSYAWDFGEPAAGAANSSTLGNPVHTYSTTGTYTVSLILYGACTNDTLKKVITISTPGPTVNVAGNFALCKGEKNTFTVSGANTYLWSTNSTASTVALNPTATTPYSVSGTLNGCTLSKTFTVEVNPCLGISAFENKGDFRVFPNPFSDLVSVEAIASSTLMIFDLNGKLLLQSNLNKGQNQINTSELKSGVYFIQAQNAESVWRGRFVKLE; translated from the coding sequence ATGAAAATCACAAGAAAAATCTATCTACTTTTAGTGCTGTTCTGCAGCCTATACTCCCCCGCACAGTTAGAATTTAGTAAATGGTATTTCGGGGCAAAAGCTGGACTTGATTTTAGTACCAACCCTCCCACCATACTCACCAGTGGTGTGTTAAATACCGTAGAAGGTTGTGCTACCATATCTGACAATGTAGGAAATTTATTATTTTATACAGATGGAATTAGCGTTTTTAACAGTACCCATTCAGTCATGGCCAACGGTCTAGGTTTATTTGGTCAAGGATCAAGCACTCAGTCAGCTTTAATAGTCAAAAAACCTGGAAGCGACTCGCTATATTATGTTTTTACAGTCTCGTTACAAAATAGTACCAATGGCGCAAATTATTCAATAGTAGATATGAGTCTGGCAGCAGGTTTGGGATCTGTTACTGTGAAAAATTCACATCTTTATGACCCAAGCTGTGAAAGGCAAGTAGCGGTGAGACATTGTAATGGCAAAGATGTTTGGGTGGTAAGCCATCATTATGGGAGCAATGAATTCAGGGCTTATTTGCTTAACAGTAACGGAGTGATTAGTTCTCCTGTAGTTTCCGCTATAGGGGAATCAATGGCGGGTACTGGTTTAATTAGTATCGGGCAACTTAAAGTTTCACCGGATGGCAAAAAGTTGGCCATGGCATCAGCAACAACCTCTATTCCACAAAGTTTAGGTAGTGGCGGGTTTCATTTATTTGATTTTAATGCAGCTAATGGCACGGTATCTAATTCTCTCACGCTTTTAAGTGGCACCAATATTCCCAATAGTGGTGCGTATGGAGTTGAGTTTTCACCCGATGGCTCTAAGTTATATGGTGCGGCTGGACCAATGATTAGCGCAACAGTTACCGGACTTTATCAGTGGGATATTTGCGCTGCAAACAATCAAGCCATCATAGCATCTCAATATTCGATAAATACAAATGGATTATATCTTGGTTCCATTCAACGCGCAATCAATGGCAAACTCTATCTTACAGCTTCTGGTCCTGGCCAGCAATTTAGTTTAAGTGTTATTCACAATCCTAATGCTAGTGGTGTGGCTATGGGTTTTACGTTAAACGGACAAAACGTTGCCCCGAAATTTTGCGCTTTAGGTCTTCCCAATTTCATCAACACTTATACGAGACCCTTACCCACACCATTTACCAACAGCCTTGCCTGCCAAACCAGTTCTTTTTCAGTACCGCCAGTGCCCACTTTTAGCAGCGGTTGCACAAGTACGCCTTACTCGCCAAGCAGTTATGCCTGGGATTTTGGAGAGCCTGCAGCAGGTGCGGCAAACTCATCTACGTTAGGAAATCCTGTGCATACCTATTCAACTACCGGCACGTATACAGTATCACTTATTTTATATGGTGCCTGCACTAACGATACCCTAAAAAAAGTAATTACAATTAGCACACCTGGTCCAACCGTAAATGTGGCGGGTAATTTTGCTTTGTGTAAAGGAGAAAAAAATACGTTTACTGTAAGCGGAGCAAATACTTATTTGTGGAGTACAAACTCCACGGCAAGCACCGTGGCGTTAAACCCCACTGCAACAACACCGTATTCAGTGTCCGGCACCTTAAATGGTTGTACTTTATCAAAAACATTTACTGTTGAGGTGAACCCTTGTTTGGGAATTTCAGCATTTGAAAACAAGGGTGATTTTCGTGTGTTTCCAAATCCTTTTTCTGATCTAGTTTCGGTTGAGGCAATTGCTTCATCTACTTTAATGATCTTTGATTTGAATGGTAAGTTATTACTTCAAAGTAATCTCAACAAAGGGCAGAATCAAATTAACACCTCCGAACTAAAATCAGGCGTATATTTTATTCAAGCACAAAACGCTGAAAGCGTTTGGCGTGGAAGGTTTGTGAAGTTGGAGTGA
- a CDS encoding T9SS type A sorting domain-containing protein produces MKQTQFLGKPVKALTIFFCLIFSLVICGDLHSQNVAPPHPSITLLGNTGVNVATTTAMTSILSGNDPRWTVNNSTVTGVPAVIAPAPPITSTNCVAWSPNGTGGAPSWITAPNLICSGALAGYSCSPTLPPPDLYFKLTFTLAPNPVLSINWQLFASDWIHSITVNGVPAYTTNIIGSNYPLLQRINAVRFNWCTNWKGGSNEIIVRVKMIPGLAPECRYAGLKVEAVGLFNYMVYSSISGPTLLCTPTSAQYTAATALSVGIPTNVATTYSWSKPSGWGGPPSTNSLLSVVSQTIPGIVSVGILTLTSHGYDCISAAGYSVTVPPPLTITPVTPTVCTGKSVLLTVSGAVNYTWNAPGGAQIATTNTVLVSPTTVNNFVYTAIGGGTGCVYTKTVLVKSFLTPTVSAVVSPTALCQAGSANLTVTGNGWHYFILNFPPASSQVFSNTPISIGTASTTTYTALVQSIQGCTNTALTTLSIIPNPTVTSVANPSVVCSGGSSTLTASGASSYNWLGIGSGSSIVVTPTASTTYTVKGSSGPCVGTSTVKVSTLAAPVITVSPPAICPGITNTLTAGGALNYTWYIGSPVQTFTGTPTITFNSSVAVSYTVLGSGPTNSCVAQYTGTVPLGSPIPIVAPDVVLCTNAGLCTTVVATSTLTSPVSYTWQTSPPLTGSLVSVCPSVATVYTVSASSFSLGCPSSATMAVSIASNCCAQPTAGMIQLPSSGIGGTYANNSYVLSSAITLTSSTFFQNAEVWITEGVSIKVPSGMQLDLDHTHLFGCGIKMWQGIIVQDGGQITAVNTRTSNSMIEDAIVAIDLDQVSATNSGSVPPIEISRIIFNRNYIGIRISNAAPNLTTLSLGISGCVFSSKTMTYTTFPSTVLTWPNNDHTNTPGALRWPTASVGGLAPPYGYLNTNFAQVNLKQPYTSQPAHIGIQIENFGDPTGNTVASGSTVSPNVEFGFTQPAFIANDFNLFDGIGNGIDINEGNLRTMFNVFQNLQYYNTPSGWFGGVGINHEISDSSLMNATLDLRTGGNYFWDCVTGINAHNVFECWVTGSTFRSTHSVLTANLPLQTTQGDVGVNYESNRFNFTVFNSEFNNIRNGIIMRTPLTTYPYNIFSLSYGIYPIGFGFNENYFGAEVNSSAPYSSTSANTSEYMNDAITLETPNLTGWNTGNPTGTGCFITSNKINRAFRGIRINGMEHLPTWVSTNEILLEDDATYSLPQYGVALENHNGAMNVFMNTVTATQIWPAANGTVSALYFYNNQDPGYPTPVVECNTETETYYGYHFDGSNTATEWKNNTMCSNYAGLALTNSAVIGPQGNQNQANQNIWLNTPWCGSNWGQNTAQNQTYCENSTASLSPLYVQNLPSTNPVLNTSFPNPSDAYDMSGAPPSIFLNNNPIPDCPATSFFVPPPSWRLANSSTIAPIQDELDENKLSIFPNPTNGRLTIVSEGSAENLSVSVFDLAGKQILVKSNLSGNENSLDVSELAASIYIITISSDSGKTIHRKLVKTD; encoded by the coding sequence ATGAAACAAACACAATTTTTAGGTAAACCAGTAAAAGCACTCACTATCTTTTTCTGCCTTATTTTTTCTCTAGTTATTTGTGGCGACTTGCATTCTCAAAATGTAGCACCGCCGCACCCAAGTATCACTTTATTAGGTAATACAGGAGTAAACGTAGCCACTACTACAGCGATGACTTCCATTCTTTCTGGTAACGACCCTCGTTGGACAGTTAATAATAGCACTGTTACAGGTGTGCCTGCCGTTATTGCACCAGCACCACCAATTACAAGTACAAATTGTGTTGCTTGGTCACCTAATGGCACTGGTGGGGCCCCGAGCTGGATAACCGCTCCTAATCTTATCTGCTCCGGGGCACTTGCAGGATACTCTTGTTCTCCGACTTTACCACCGCCAGATTTGTATTTTAAACTAACTTTTACCTTAGCACCGAACCCGGTATTGAGCATTAATTGGCAGCTCTTTGCCAGTGATTGGATACATAGCATAACGGTTAATGGTGTTCCAGCTTATACAACAAATATTATTGGCTCTAACTATCCTCTTCTTCAACGTATAAACGCTGTAAGATTTAATTGGTGTACAAATTGGAAAGGCGGTTCAAATGAAATTATTGTGCGGGTAAAGATGATTCCTGGATTAGCACCCGAATGTCGATATGCCGGCTTAAAGGTTGAAGCCGTCGGGCTTTTTAATTATATGGTGTATTCTTCCATTTCAGGACCGACTCTTTTATGTACTCCCACATCAGCACAATATACAGCCGCAACTGCATTATCTGTTGGCATACCAACAAATGTGGCAACTACCTATTCTTGGAGTAAGCCAAGTGGTTGGGGAGGCCCACCATCCACAAATAGCCTGCTTAGTGTTGTTTCTCAAACAATACCTGGCATCGTTTCAGTTGGTATCTTAACTCTTACAAGTCATGGCTACGATTGTATTTCCGCTGCCGGTTATAGTGTCACTGTACCTCCACCATTAACTATTACACCCGTTACCCCAACAGTTTGTACTGGTAAATCGGTTTTACTAACGGTCAGCGGCGCTGTTAACTACACATGGAATGCTCCTGGAGGTGCGCAAATTGCAACTACCAACACGGTTCTAGTATCTCCAACTACAGTAAACAACTTTGTATATACAGCTATTGGAGGGGGTACAGGTTGCGTTTACACAAAAACTGTGCTTGTAAAAAGTTTCCTTACTCCAACAGTCAGTGCTGTCGTCTCACCAACTGCATTATGTCAGGCAGGTAGCGCCAACCTAACTGTTACGGGTAATGGTTGGCATTATTTCATTCTAAATTTCCCGCCAGCCAGTAGTCAGGTTTTCTCTAATACACCAATTTCAATTGGCACAGCTTCTACGACAACATACACTGCTCTCGTCCAAAGTATCCAGGGCTGTACAAATACCGCTTTAACCACTTTAAGCATAATACCAAATCCAACTGTTACATCCGTTGCAAATCCATCGGTAGTATGCTCTGGTGGATCATCTACTCTCACCGCATCAGGCGCTTCTTCATACAACTGGTTAGGTATCGGAAGTGGAAGCTCTATAGTGGTAACACCTACCGCTAGTACAACTTATACAGTAAAAGGATCATCAGGTCCATGTGTAGGGACATCAACAGTTAAAGTGAGTACATTGGCCGCACCTGTTATAACAGTTTCACCACCGGCAATATGTCCTGGTATAACAAATACGTTAACTGCCGGCGGGGCGCTTAACTACACCTGGTATATTGGAAGTCCAGTGCAGACTTTTACAGGTACTCCCACTATAACTTTTAACTCAAGCGTAGCTGTTTCATATACGGTGTTGGGTTCTGGGCCTACAAATTCATGTGTTGCACAATACACAGGTACCGTTCCTCTTGGCTCTCCTATTCCCATAGTCGCACCAGACGTAGTACTTTGCACAAATGCAGGTCTTTGCACTACTGTTGTAGCAACATCCACACTTACATCACCTGTAAGCTATACTTGGCAAACAAGTCCCCCGCTTACTGGTTCTTTGGTAAGTGTTTGTCCTTCTGTTGCCACAGTTTATACGGTTAGTGCTAGTTCATTTTCACTAGGCTGCCCATCAAGTGCAACCATGGCGGTTAGTATTGCTTCAAATTGTTGTGCGCAACCAACCGCTGGTATGATACAGCTGCCAAGCTCGGGAATTGGAGGTACATACGCTAACAATTCGTATGTCTTGAGTAGCGCGATAACACTCACAAGTTCTACCTTTTTTCAAAATGCAGAGGTATGGATTACTGAAGGTGTGTCAATAAAAGTGCCCTCAGGGATGCAACTTGATCTTGACCATACACACCTTTTCGGTTGTGGCATTAAAATGTGGCAAGGAATTATTGTTCAAGATGGTGGCCAGATAACAGCAGTCAACACACGAACATCTAATAGCATGATAGAAGACGCCATAGTTGCCATTGACTTAGATCAAGTTTCAGCGACAAATTCAGGTTCAGTGCCCCCCATAGAAATATCTCGTATAATTTTTAATAGAAATTACATTGGCATTAGAATTAGTAATGCTGCGCCTAACTTAACTACATTGTCTCTTGGCATTAGTGGTTGCGTGTTTTCAAGTAAAACCATGACCTATACTACTTTCCCGTCAACAGTTCTTACCTGGCCAAACAACGACCACACCAACACACCTGGTGCTTTAAGATGGCCAACCGCGAGCGTCGGAGGCCTTGCACCGCCTTATGGTTACTTGAATACTAATTTTGCGCAAGTTAATTTAAAACAACCTTACACCAGCCAACCGGCCCATATAGGCATACAAATTGAAAACTTTGGTGATCCAACTGGTAACACTGTCGCAAGTGGTAGCACAGTCTCTCCCAATGTCGAGTTCGGCTTCACCCAGCCCGCCTTTATCGCAAACGATTTTAATCTGTTTGATGGTATTGGTAATGGTATTGATATTAACGAAGGGAATCTAAGAACAATGTTCAATGTTTTTCAAAACTTACAGTACTACAATACCCCATCGGGCTGGTTTGGTGGCGTAGGTATCAACCATGAAATAAGCGACAGTTCACTTATGAATGCTACTTTAGATTTGCGAACTGGTGGAAATTATTTTTGGGATTGTGTTACGGGTATAAATGCTCATAATGTATTTGAATGCTGGGTTACAGGTTCAACTTTCAGAAGCACGCATTCAGTATTAACAGCAAATTTGCCTTTGCAAACAACTCAGGGAGATGTTGGTGTGAACTATGAATCTAACCGCTTTAATTTTACTGTGTTTAATAGTGAATTTAATAATATAAGAAATGGAATTATTATGCGAACCCCATTAACGACGTATCCTTATAACATTTTTTCGCTTAGCTATGGAATTTATCCTATTGGTTTTGGATTTAATGAAAATTATTTTGGTGCAGAAGTGAATAGCAGTGCACCATACAGCTCTACTTCAGCAAATACAAGCGAGTACATGAATGACGCAATTACATTGGAAACACCAAATCTCACGGGTTGGAATACCGGAAACCCCACCGGCACGGGGTGTTTCATAACAAGTAATAAAATTAACCGAGCCTTTAGAGGTATACGCATAAATGGCATGGAACATTTACCCACCTGGGTATCTACCAACGAAATATTGTTAGAAGACGATGCTACCTATTCCCTGCCTCAATATGGAGTTGCTTTAGAAAATCACAATGGTGCAATGAATGTGTTTATGAACACCGTTACCGCTACACAAATATGGCCTGCGGCAAACGGCACCGTTTCCGCACTTTATTTTTATAATAACCAAGACCCAGGGTATCCAACCCCAGTAGTAGAGTGTAACACCGAAACAGAAACCTACTATGGTTACCATTTCGATGGCTCAAACACTGCAACCGAATGGAAAAACAATACCATGTGCAGTAATTATGCAGGTTTAGCCCTTACGAACAGCGCAGTAATTGGACCTCAAGGTAATCAAAACCAAGCCAATCAAAATATTTGGCTAAATACCCCGTGGTGCGGGAGTAACTGGGGACAAAATACAGCACAAAATCAAACCTATTGCGAAAACAGTACTGCAAGTCTTTCCCCTTTATATGTACAAAATCTACCTAGTACAAATCCTGTTTTGAATACTAGTTTTCCAAATCCATCTGATGCTTATGATATGTCCGGAGCACCACCAAGCATTTTTTTGAATAACAATCCTATACCCGATTGCCCGGCCACTAGTTTTTTTGTTCCACCACCAAGCTGGCGCTTAGCAAATTCTTCAACTATAGCGCCGATCCAAGATGAGCTGGATGAAAATAAATTATCTATTTTCCCAAACCCTACAAATGGGCGCTTAACGATTGTAAGTGAAGGCAGTGCGGAGAATCTTTCGGTGAGCGTTTTTGATTTGGCTGGTAAACAAATACTCGTCAAATCAAATTTGAGTGGTAACGAAAATAGTTTAGATGTTTCGGAACTGGCAGCATCTATCTACATCATTACTATCAGCAGTGATAGCGGTAAAACGATTCATAGAAAACTGGTAAAAACGGATTAA
- a CDS encoding helix-turn-helix domain-containing protein, whose protein sequence is MKPQEYDLRIVKVIKALRGTSFIKQINLANALNIDQSTYSRIEKGELSFSPGQLKIVAQALQTSHFQILTLADCDNIIDFNTTSYTQTLIKFILMITEKRQDLNFTMEELDFLISKIKEKQSEMDVSRVLLEG, encoded by the coding sequence ATGAAACCCCAGGAATATGATTTAAGAATTGTAAAGGTTATCAAAGCACTTCGCGGAACTTCATTTATAAAGCAGATTAACTTAGCTAACGCGTTGAACATTGACCAATCTACCTATAGCAGAATAGAAAAAGGTGAACTCTCTTTTAGTCCAGGGCAATTAAAAATAGTAGCACAAGCTTTACAAACTTCCCATTTCCAGATTTTAACTTTAGCTGACTGTGATAATATTATTGACTTTAATACAACATCGTACACGCAGACATTAATAAAGTTCATTTTAATGATAACCGAAAAAAGGCAGGATTTAAATTTCACTATGGAAGAATTAGATTTTCTTATATCCAAAATAAAAGAAAAACAGAGTGAAATGGACGTTAGCAGAGTTCTTTTAGAAGGTTAA